A region of bacterium DNA encodes the following proteins:
- a CDS encoding zf-HC2 domain-containing protein, whose product MRCKKVQRRLSAFLDGEIKSKGEKDIKGHLLDCPTCSKELEGLSASWDILLKLKPVEPPVYLIQKILTAATVSREYLSWWQELILKPAPIIATATAGILIGIFLGQTFYSKNGYLRQMDNEFTSSIYLDSFADFPEWSAGNIIFAEEEG is encoded by the coding sequence ATGAGATGCAAAAAGGTGCAAAGAAGGCTATCCGCTTTTTTAGATGGTGAAATTAAAAGTAAGGGAGAGAAAGATATTAAAGGGCATTTATTAGATTGTCCTACTTGTTCAAAGGAACTGGAGGGTCTATCTGCGAGCTGGGATATTCTACTCAAACTCAAACCTGTTGAACCACCTGTTTATCTCATCCAAAAAATCCTGACCGCGGCAACCGTGAGCAGAGAATATCTGTCCTGGTGGCAGGAATTGATATTGAAACCCGCTCCTATCATCGCCACTGCTACCGCAGGTATTCTTATAGGTATCTTTCTGGGTCAAACCTTTTATTCAAAAAATGGCTATCTTAGACAGATGGATAATGAGTTCACAAGTTCCATCTATCTCGATAGCTTTGCTGATTTTCCTGAATGGTCAGCAGGCAATATAATCTTTGCAGAGGAGGAAGGATAA
- a CDS encoding periplasmic heavy metal sensor: MRENLFILAFVLSVALNLGFLGMMVMNHWQTPPPPPFKDNFRPFYKERFGLSKEKSARIEALRKTMMSEMKPIRNELKREGKGLIRLLLEPRVNQKEIDEKLKNIQALEGKIQSKLVKHLCEVKSELTPEEQKRFFKFIMQRMDHRQGDWMRWQMMKKGVMKDSQE, from the coding sequence ATGAGAGAAAATTTATTTATCTTAGCCTTTGTACTATCAGTTGCACTTAATTTAGGTTTTCTGGGGATGATGGTGATGAATCACTGGCAAACTCCTCCACCACCCCCATTTAAGGATAATTTCCGTCCATTCTACAAGGAAAGATTTGGTTTATCTAAAGAGAAATCAGCCAGAATAGAGGCGCTAAGAAAAACAATGATGTCTGAGATGAAACCTATAAGAAATGAATTGAAGAGGGAGGGAAAGGGATTAATTCGCCTTCTTCTTGAACCTCGTGTGAATCAAAAAGAGATTGATGAGAAGTTGAAAAACATCCAGGCACTGGAAGGAAAAATTCAGTCAAAACTTGTTAAACACCTCTGCGAGGTTAAAAGTGAGCTTACACCTGAGGAGCAAAAGAGATTCTTTAAGTTTATTATGCAGAGGATGGACCATAGGCAGGGTGATTGGATGAGGTGGCAAATGATGAAAAAGGGGGTGATGAAGGATAGCCAAGAATGA
- a CDS encoding periplasmic heavy metal sensor, whose protein sequence is MNKVISLGLALILAVSMSSLGNTESIKEHPEEARYHHQKSRESNVDHPQDMVRLLKTHLDLNQEQQSKIRQLTVANKKEIIPLKSSVEVTKIEIHELLMATETDEKKLQDNLDKLADLRSKIEKSRIHLILEIKKLLTKAQLEKLSTMPLFESHGPMSR, encoded by the coding sequence ATGAACAAAGTAATATCTCTGGGATTAGCGTTGATATTGGCGGTGAGTATGTCTTCTCTCGGAAATACTGAGTCTATTAAGGAACATCCGGAGGAGGCAAGATATCACCATCAGAAGAGTAGAGAGAGCAATGTTGACCATCCACAAGATATGGTCAGGCTACTAAAGACACATCTTGACCTCAATCAGGAGCAACAAAGCAAAATCCGACAATTAACCGTTGCCAACAAAAAGGAGATAATTCCTCTTAAATCTTCTGTGGAAGTAACAAAAATCGAGATTCATGAGCTATTAATGGCAACTGAGACTGACGAGAAAAAATTGCAAGATAATCTTGACAAACTTGCTGATTTAAGAAGTAAAATAGAGAAGAGTCGCATCCATCTTATTCTGGAAATCAAGAAACTCTTGACCAAAGCACAGCTGGAGAAACTTTCCACGATGCCGCTCTTTGAATCACACGGCCCAATGAGTCGATAA